The following are from one region of the Ananas comosus cultivar F153 linkage group 20, ASM154086v1, whole genome shotgun sequence genome:
- the LOC109725636 gene encoding uncharacterized protein LOC109725636 — translation MASASAPAIASITAAPRRALAGSAAFFNPTKLSTEAGGSYPRYCCFCRRRRSLAVSASSPPSGEDRAVAGMTALALAAALVIPEVAEAAQPGLSPSLKNFLLSIVSGGVVLGALVGAVIGVANFDPVKRV, via the coding sequence ATGGCCTCGGCATCGGCTCCGGCGATCGCGTCCATCACCGCCGCCCCGCGGAGAGCCCTCGCCGGCTCCGCGGCCTTCTTCAACCCAACGAAGCTCTCCACAGAGGCCGGAGGTTCGTACCCCCGTTATTGCTGCTTCTGCCGCCGGCGCCGCAGCCTTGCGGTGAGCGCATCATCGCCGCCGTCCGGAGAGGACCGGGCGGTCGCGGGGATGACGGCGCTGGCGCTGGCGGCGGCGCTGGTGATCCCGGAGGTGGCGGAGGCCGCGCAGCCCGGGTTGTCGCCGTCGCTCAAGAACTTCCTGCTGAGCATCGTCTCCGGCGGGGTCGTGCTCGGCGCGCTCGTCGGCGCCGTCATCGGCGTCGCCAACTTTGATCCCGTCAAGAGGGTCTGA
- the LOC109725631 gene encoding mechanosensitive ion channel protein 10-like isoform X2 has product MDDDDTHKERSIERKQGEVVVVIQTGAAAAAAAKSAPTSSANVEGFEDSAPKSSPPRVGNPSPEIAKAPSPRKLPRTPNPETLIRCRSISKPKSRFVEHPPHSSAAAAAPTPSSTSPNPRASLGTPKTPFLDADDEEEEDEEIYKKEQHINAKANRRRRWRLGALVEWAILILAMGCLIASLTVRKLQGSVIWGLEIWKWCLMVTVIGCGGLVTQWLINLLVFMIERNFLLKKKVLYFVYGLKDSVRACIWLGLVLLSWFLLFNGGLERSKKTTKILNYVSRFLASLLIGSVIWLAKTLGMKILASSFHMTKFFDRIQESIFHQYVLQALSGLPLMEMAEKVGREKSTGQLSFRSTRKGKAKGGEEQAVIDVGKLHKMDQEKVSAWTMKGLINVIRTSELTTISNTIENFGEEGWEQKDREINSEWEAKAAAYRIFKNVAKPDHKYIDEEDLMRFLSKEEVESVLPMFEGAAETRKIKKSALKNWVVKAYLDRKSLAHSLNDTKTAVRQLHKLTTIIVVIVIIIVMLLMMGIATTQVIVVISSQLLVVVFMFGNTCKTTFEAIIFVFIMHPFDVGDRCVVDGVQMTVEEMNILTTVFLRYDNEKIYYPNAVLSTKPISNFYRSPNMSDSVGFAVDISTSVESIATLKSKIKAYIESKPTHWQPNHSIVVKDIVNVNKMNMALYVQHTINFQNISEKNGRRSDLVLELKKIFEELSIQCHLPPHQVQLSHVGSNPLPLAISQAI; this is encoded by the exons ATGGACGATGATGATACTCACAAAGAGAGGAGCATTGAGCGAAAGCAAGGCGAAGTCGTCGTCGTAATCCAAACcggcgcagcagcagcagcagcagcaaagtCGGCGCCGACTTCTTCTGCGAATGTCGAAGGTTTCGAGGATTCGGCGCCGAAATCATCGCCCCCGCGCGTCGGAAACCCCTCCCCGGAGATCGCCAAGGCGCCGAGCCCTAGGAAGCTCCCACGAACCCCCAATCCCGAAACCCTAATCCGCTGCAGATCCATCTCCAAGCCCAAATCCCGCTTCGTCGAGCACCCTCCCCACtcctccgcggcggcggcggccccgaCCCCGAGCTCGACCTCCCCAAACCCTAGGGCGTCCCTGGGCACCCCCAAAACGCCGTTCCTCGACGCGGAcgacgaggaagaggaggacgaggagatCTACAAGAAGGAGCAGCATATCAACGCGAAGGCGAATCGGCGTCGGCGGTGGAGACTCGGGGCTCTGGTCGAGTGGGCGATCCTGATCCTCGCCATGGGGTGCCTCATCGCGAGCTTAACCGTGCGCAAGCTCCAGGGATCCGTGATCTGGGGCTTGGAGATTTGGAAATGGTGCTTGATGGTGACGGTGATCGGCTGCGGGGGGTTGGTGACGCAGTGGCTCATCAATTTGCTCGTCTTCATGATCGAAAGGAACTTCCTTTTGAAGAAGAAGGTGCTCTACTTCGTCTACGGGTTGAAGGATAGTGTGCGAGCTTGCATTTGGCTAGGGCTTGTGCTCCTTTCCTGGTTCCTTCTCTTCAATGGAGGGCTCGAGAGGtcgaagaagacgacgaagatCCTCAATTACGTCTCCCGCTTTCTCGCATCGCTCCTGATCGGATCG GTAATATGGCTCGCGAAAACCCTTGGCATGAAGATATTAGCTTCTTCTTTCCACATGACCAAGTTTTTCGATCGGATCCAAGAGTCAATTTTCCATCAGTACGTGCTGCAGGCGCTCTCCGGGCTGCCGTTGATGGAGATGGCGGAGAAGGTAGGGAGAGAGAAGAGCACAGGGCAGTTAAGCTTTCGGAGCACCAGGAAGGGGAAGGCTAAAGGAGGGGAAGAACAAGCAGTGATTGATGTCGGGAAGCTTCATAAGATGGATCAGGAGAAGGTCTCGGCTTGGACAATGAAGGGCCTAATCAATGTGATCAGGACTTCAG AGCTCACTACAATCTCGAACACAATCGAAAACTTTGGCGAGGAAGGCTGGGAACAGAAGGATAGGGAGATTAATAGTGAGTGGGAAGCGAAGGCTGCGGCTtaccggatttttaaaaatgtcgccAAGCCTGATCACAA GTACATAGATGAAGAGGATCTTATGAGATTTTTGAGCAAGGAGGAAGTGGAATCCGTGCTTCCGATGTTTGAAGGAGCTGCTGAGACAAGAAAGATCAAGAAGTCAGCATTGAAGAACTGGGTG GTGAAGGCCTACCTCGATCGGAAGTCCCTTGCACATTCCCTAAACGACACTAAAACCGCAGTCAGACAACTGCACAAGCTAACGACCATCATTGTTGTTATTGTGATTATAATTGTTATGCTTCTTATGATGGGCATTGCAACTACCCAAGTTATCGTCGTCATTTCGTCCCagcttttggtggttgttttcaTGTTCGGAAACACATGCAAGACTACATTTGAAGCCATCATTTTCGTCTTCATTATGCACCCTTTCGATGTCGGCGATCGTTGCGTCGTTGATGGAGTACAG ATGACTGTGGAAGAAATGAATATTCTGACGACCGTTTTTCTGAGATACGACAACGAGAAGATATATTATCCGAATGCTGTCTTGTCGACAAAACCAATCAGCAACTTCTACCGGAGCCCGAATATGAGCGATTCCGTTGGATTCGCCGTCGACATTTCGACTTCTGTGGAAAGCATTGCGACTCTGAAATCCAAAATAAAAGC TTATATCGAGAGTAAGCCCACCCATTGGCAGCCGAACCACAGCATAGTGGTGAAGGACATTGTGAATGTTAACAAGATGAACATGGCTTTGTATGTTCAGCACACCATCAACTTCCAAAACATCAGCGAGAAGAACGGCAGGCGATCGGATCTCGTCCTCGAGCTCAAGAAGATCTTCGAAGAGCTCTCGATCCAATGTCACCTCCCTCCTCACCAAGTTCAGCTTAGCCACGTCGGCTCCAACCCGCTACCTTTAGCGATCAGTCAAGCCATTTAG
- the LOC109725631 gene encoding mechanosensitive ion channel protein 10-like isoform X1: MDDDAHKERSIDRKQGEVVVVIQTGAAAAAAAAKSAPTSSANVEGFEDSAPKSSPPRVGNPSPEIAKAPSPRKLPRTPNPETLIRCRSISKPKSRFVEHPPHSSAAAAAPTPSSTSPNPRASLGTPKTPLLDADDEEEEDEEIYKKEQHINAKANRRRRWRLGALVEWAILILAMGCLIASLTVRKLQGSVIWGLEIWKWCLMVTVIGCGGLVTQWLIDLLVFMIERNFLLKKKVLYFVYGLKDSVRACIWLGLVLLSWSLLFNQGLERSKKMTKILNYVSRFLASLLIGSVIWLAKTLGMKILASSFHMTKFFDRIQESIFHQYLLQALSGPPLMEMAEKVGREKSTGQLSFRSTGKGKAKGGEEQAVIDVGKLHKMDQEKVSAWTMRGLINVIRTSELTTISNTIENFDEEGWKQKDREINSEWEAKAAAYRIFKNVAKPDHKYIDEEDLMRFLSKEEVESVLPMFEGAAETRKIKKSALKNWVVKAYLDRKSLAHSLNDTKTAVRQLHKLTTIIVVIVIIIVMLLMMGIATTQVIVVISSQLLVVVFMFGNTCKTTFEAIIFVFIMHPFDVGDRCVVDGVQMTVEEMNILTTVFLRYDNEKIYYPNAVLSTKPISNFYRSPNMSDSVGFAVDISTSVESIATLKSKIKAYIESKPTHWQPNHSIVVKDIVNVNKMNMALYVQHTINFQNISEKNGRRSDLVLELKKIFEELSIQCHLPPHQVQLSHVGSNPLPLAISQAI, encoded by the exons ATGGACGACGATGCTCACAAAGAGAGGAGCATTGATCGAAAGCAAGGCGAAGTCGTCGTCGTAATCCAAACcggcgcagcagcagcagcagcagcagcaaagtCGGCGCCGACTTCTTCTGCGAATGTCGAAGGTTTCGAGGATTCGGCGCCGAAATCATCGCCCCCGCGCGTCGGAAACCCCTCCCCGGAGATCGCCAAGGCGCCGAGCCCTAGGAAGCTCCCACGAACCCCCAATCCCGAAACCCTAATCCGCTGCAGATCCATCTCCAAGCCCAAATCCCGCTTCGTCGAGCACCCTCCCCACtcctccgcggcggcggcggccccgaCCCCGAGCTCGACCTCCCCAAACCCTAGGGCGTCCCTGGGCACCCCCAAAACGCCGTTACTCGACGCGGAcgacgaggaagaggaggacgaggagatCTACAAGAAGGAGCAGCATATCAACGCGAAGGCGAATCGGCGTCGGCGGTGGAGACTCGGGGCTCTGGTCGAGTGGGCGATCCTGATCCTCGCCATGGGGTGCCTCATCGCGAGCTTAACCGTGCGCAAGCTCCAGGGATCCGTGATCTGGGGCTTGGAGATTTGGAAATGGTGCTTGATGGTGACGGTGATCGGCTGCGGGGGTTTGGTGACGCAGTGGCTCATCGATTTGCTCGTCTTCATGATCGAAAGGAACTTCCTTTTGAAGAAGAAGGTGCTCTACTTCGTCTACGGGTTGAAGGATAGTGTGCGAGCTTGCATTTGGCTGGGGCTTGTGCTCCTTTCCTGGTCCCTTCTCTTCAATCAAGGGCTCGAGAGGTCGAAGAAGATGACGAAGATCCTCAATTACGTCTCCCGCTTTCTCGCGTCGCTCCTGATCGGATCG GTAATATGGCTCGCGAAAACCCTCGGCATGAAGATATTAGCTTCTTCTTTCCACATGACCAAGTTTTTCGATCGGATCCAAGAGTCAATTTTCCATCAGTACCTGCTGCAGGCGCTCTCCGGGCCGCCGTTGATGGAGATGGCGGAGAAGGTAGGGAGAGAGAAGAGCACAGGGCAGTTAAGCTTTCGGAGCACCGGGAAGGGGAAGGCTAAAGGAGGGGAAGAACAAGCAGTGATTGATGTCGGGAAGCTTCATAAGATGGATCAGGAGAAGGTCTCGGCTTGGACAATGAGGGGACTAATCAATGTGATCAGGACTTCAG AGCTCACTACAATCTCGAACACAATCGAAAACTTTGACGAGGAAGGCTGGAAACAGAAAGATAGGGAGATTAATAGTGAGTGGGAAGCGAAGGCCGCGGCTtaccggatttttaaaaatgtcgccAAGCCTGATCACAA GTACATAGATGAAGAGGATCTTATGAGATTTTTGAGCAAGGAGGAAGTGGAATCCGTGCTTCCGATGTTTGAAGGAGCTGCTGAGACAAGAAAGATCAAGAAGTCAGCATTGAAGAACTGGGTG GTGAAGGCCTACCTCGATCGGAAGTCCCTTGCACATTCCCTAAACGACACTAAAACCGCAGTCAGACAACTGCACAAGCTAACGACCATCATTGTTGTTATTGTGATTATAATTGTTATGCTTCTTATGATGGGCATTGCAACTACCCAAGTTATCGTCGTCATTTCGTCCCagcttttggtggttgttttcaTGTTCGGAAACACATGCAAGACTACATTTGAAGCCATCATTTTCGTCTTCATTATGCACCCTTTCGATGTCGGCGATCGTTGCGTCGTTGATGGAGTACAG ATGACTGTGGAAGAAATGAATATTCTGACGACCGTTTTTCTGAGATACGACAACGAGAAGATATATTATCCGAATGCTGTCTTGTCGACAAAACCAATCAGCAACTTCTACCGGAGCCCGAATATGAGCGATTCCGTTGGATTCGCCGTCGACATTTCGACTTCTGTGGAAAGCATTGCGACTCTGAAATCCAAAATAAAAGC TTATATCGAGAGTAAGCCCACCCATTGGCAGCCGAACCACAGCATAGTGGTGAAGGACATTGTGAATGTTAACAAGATGAACATGGCTTTGTATGTTCAGCACACCATCAACTTCCAAAACATCAGCGAGAAGAACGGCAGGCGATCGGATCTCGTCCTCGAGCTCAAGAAGATCTTCGAAGAGCTCTCGATCCAATGTCACCTCCCTCCTCACCAAGTTCAGCTTAGCCACGTCGGCTCCAACCCGCTACCTTTAGCGATCAGTCAAGCCATTTAG